Proteins encoded within one genomic window of Amycolatopsis sp. 2-15:
- a CDS encoding DUF5709 domain-containing protein — MSDDTDEYDGGVDLDDGVLDPEDSLVDRGVSDVLDEGYTPPERPSAVFDWGLTAREAAGHEELGKRLRREVPDVFPVADEGDGLGDASDTDGELYDDQVGEARAGRLVEDPDADEVYPYLFASDVGVDGAAASAEEAAIHIVPE, encoded by the coding sequence ATGAGCGACGACACTGACGAGTACGACGGTGGTGTCGACCTGGATGACGGCGTTCTGGATCCCGAGGACAGCCTCGTGGATCGTGGTGTGTCCGACGTCCTGGACGAGGGGTACACGCCGCCGGAACGGCCCTCCGCGGTCTTCGACTGGGGGCTCACGGCACGGGAGGCCGCGGGCCACGAGGAGCTCGGCAAGCGGCTCCGGCGTGAAGTGCCGGACGTCTTTCCCGTCGCGGATGAGGGTGACGGGCTCGGGGACGCGTCCGACACGGACGGGGAGCTGTACGACGACCAGGTCGGAGAGGCGCGCGCGGGCCGGCTGGTCGAAGACCCGGACGCCGACGAGGTGTATCCCTACCTCTTCGCCTCCGACGTGGGTGTGGACGGCGCCGCGGCGTCCGCCGAAGAAGCGGCCATTCACATCGTCCCGGAATGA
- a CDS encoding TetR/AcrR family transcriptional regulator has product MTADWYDRPRPSRDNSEPGPRARVVAAATTLLLREGVGSLTAARVHAAARVTQAELNQLFPDSGRIVEAIVEAQLEVVLRAQRPSLNAVERLTDLEQWQSRLLDSCAAQGGCPLGSLIYHLAHRHDRGRLALATAFSRWQGLLASALSRIQAAGELDSDVAPEVLAVGVIAALQGGYLLAHTTQDADQLRASLDMALGQVRFHST; this is encoded by the coding sequence ATGACGGCCGACTGGTATGACAGGCCCCGCCCGAGTCGCGACAATTCCGAGCCGGGACCCCGTGCGCGCGTCGTGGCAGCGGCGACCACGCTCCTGCTGCGCGAAGGCGTCGGCTCGCTCACCGCGGCGCGTGTTCATGCTGCCGCTCGCGTGACTCAGGCCGAGCTCAACCAGCTGTTTCCCGACTCCGGCCGGATCGTGGAGGCGATCGTCGAGGCCCAGCTCGAGGTCGTCTTGCGGGCGCAGCGCCCCAGTCTGAACGCAGTCGAACGCCTCACGGACCTCGAACAGTGGCAGTCGCGGCTGCTCGATTCGTGCGCGGCGCAAGGCGGTTGCCCTCTCGGCTCGCTCATCTACCACCTCGCTCACCGCCACGATCGTGGCCGGCTCGCCCTCGCCACAGCGTTTTCCCGGTGGCAGGGGTTGCTCGCCTCGGCCTTGTCGCGCATCCAGGCCGCCGGCGAGCTCGATTCCGATGTGGCGCCGGAAGTCCTTGCCGTCGGCGTCATCGCTGCCCTGCAAGGAGGTTATCTGCTGGCGCATACCACTCAGGACGCCGATCAATTGCGCGCCTCGCTCGACATGGCCCTCGGCCAGGTTCGCTTCCACTCGACGTGA
- a CDS encoding ATP-binding protein: protein MAWRSLTRRGCAPISTGVRDYTEMLIRSRRWGDAVRGDDPAPTLFGRRRELEVVGEVVGEVRRGRSAVLVVCGEAGVGKTTLLDHAVAVAADLQVIHVAGAESEAEFAFSGLHQVCAPHLGRLDRLPAPQRAALTTAFGLTNGNPPDLFVVGLAVLTLLAEVAAEQPLVCVVDDAQWLDSASIRTLSIVARRLRVDPVAMIFAIRDGYQNPDMAGLERLPGLALTGLGDRDARALLAVTVPGPMDERVRERILAEARGNPLALRELPRSANVPAFAGSFGSVGEERPMSRRIERSFAARLSVLPADTRLLLLIASADPVGESDVLWRAAELLGVPESAAEPAERAELITIGPRVRFRHPLIRSAVYGAGGRTDRRRVHAALADAIDPGGDGEHRAWHRGQATPVPDEAVAGELERMADRARARGGMSAASAFLAQATELTPDPAERGRRALAAARTKLNAGAPNEALTLLAYAQAAPPDLMRQAQVELLRAQIAFSLNRGRDAPALLLSAAEHLRDLDPLLSRETYLETMVASVFAGRLTCAQDGPAGMACAARSAPPAPSPPRAVDLLLDGLVLRFTDGYTAAAPSLMRAVRQFLHDADTGDAGLRWYGLVGRIALDLWDQQAWDDLAARQVQILREQGVLRLLPVALAYRAGVCVHAGRFDEAATLLEESDAITQATGAPPPQYIEPVLSAYRGQEEHTLELVRTSLHSAHARGEGRVIPIVQYAAAVLHNSLGQYREALAATDWAVEYDDIGMYGYGLLERVEAAARCGETRIATDAMEELVARADATGTEMALGVAARSRALLSQGAHADRLYRAAIEHLERGKVDVLRARAQLLYGEWLHRERRRDEAADQLRQALATFRRVRADGFAERARRELVAAGAIVEARVASPAEQLSGREVTIARLAAEGCTNSEIAAQLFLSARTVEWHMGKIFGKLGIASRRKLKAALSGSLAGSGARQGSW from the coding sequence GTGGCGTGGCGATCACTGACGAGGCGCGGCTGTGCACCGATATCTACCGGAGTGCGTGACTACACCGAAATGCTGATTCGAAGCAGACGTTGGGGAGACGCGGTGAGGGGCGACGATCCGGCTCCGACGCTGTTCGGCCGGCGTCGCGAGCTCGAGGTGGTCGGCGAGGTCGTCGGCGAAGTCAGGCGGGGACGCAGCGCCGTGCTCGTGGTTTGCGGCGAGGCGGGGGTCGGCAAGACCACGTTGCTGGACCACGCGGTCGCGGTGGCCGCCGATCTGCAGGTCATCCACGTGGCCGGGGCCGAATCGGAGGCAGAGTTCGCCTTCTCCGGACTGCACCAGGTGTGTGCGCCGCATCTGGGTCGGCTCGATCGTCTGCCGGCTCCGCAACGCGCGGCACTGACCACTGCGTTCGGTCTGACGAACGGGAACCCGCCGGACTTGTTCGTGGTGGGCCTGGCTGTGCTGACGTTGTTGGCAGAGGTCGCTGCGGAGCAGCCGCTGGTGTGTGTGGTCGACGACGCACAGTGGCTCGACAGCGCCTCGATACGGACGCTGTCGATCGTCGCACGCCGACTGCGGGTCGATCCGGTGGCGATGATCTTCGCCATCCGTGACGGGTACCAGAATCCGGACATGGCGGGCCTGGAGCGACTGCCCGGCCTGGCGCTCACCGGGCTTGGCGACCGGGATGCACGGGCACTGTTGGCAGTGACGGTGCCCGGTCCGATGGACGAGCGGGTGCGCGAGCGCATCCTCGCGGAGGCGCGGGGCAACCCGTTGGCGCTGCGGGAATTGCCGCGCTCGGCGAACGTGCCCGCGTTCGCCGGAAGTTTCGGATCGGTGGGCGAAGAGCGACCGATGTCGCGACGCATCGAACGCAGCTTCGCCGCCCGGCTGTCCGTACTACCGGCGGACACCCGGCTCCTGTTGCTCATCGCCTCGGCCGACCCGGTGGGGGAGTCAGATGTACTCTGGCGTGCCGCGGAACTCCTCGGCGTGCCGGAATCGGCGGCGGAACCGGCGGAAAGGGCAGAGCTGATCACCATCGGCCCTCGGGTCCGGTTCCGCCACCCGCTGATCCGGTCCGCCGTCTACGGGGCGGGCGGCCGTACCGACCGCCGGCGGGTGCACGCGGCGCTTGCCGACGCGATCGATCCGGGAGGGGATGGCGAGCATCGCGCGTGGCACCGCGGGCAGGCGACGCCGGTTCCCGATGAGGCGGTCGCCGGCGAGCTGGAACGGATGGCGGATCGGGCACGAGCCCGCGGCGGGATGTCCGCGGCGTCGGCGTTCCTGGCTCAGGCGACCGAGCTGACCCCGGATCCCGCCGAGCGCGGGCGCCGCGCACTGGCGGCCGCACGCACGAAGCTCAACGCCGGGGCTCCGAACGAAGCGCTGACGCTGCTCGCGTACGCGCAGGCGGCGCCGCCGGACCTCATGCGGCAGGCCCAGGTCGAGCTGCTTCGCGCGCAGATCGCCTTCTCCCTCAACCGTGGCCGCGACGCGCCCGCGTTGCTGCTGTCTGCCGCGGAACACCTGCGAGACCTCGACCCGTTGCTCTCGCGCGAAACCTACCTCGAGACGATGGTGGCTTCGGTGTTCGCCGGTCGGCTCACGTGCGCACAGGACGGCCCAGCCGGGATGGCCTGCGCCGCGCGGTCGGCCCCGCCCGCGCCGTCTCCGCCTCGAGCCGTCGACCTGCTGCTCGACGGACTGGTGCTGCGGTTCACCGACGGCTACACAGCCGCGGCACCGTCGCTCATGCGGGCCGTGCGCCAGTTCCTCCACGACGCCGACACCGGGGACGCGGGGCTGCGCTGGTACGGGCTCGTCGGCCGAATCGCCTTGGACCTGTGGGATCAGCAGGCGTGGGATGACCTCGCCGCCAGGCAGGTGCAGATCCTGCGTGAGCAGGGTGTGCTGAGGTTGCTGCCGGTCGCACTCGCCTACCGCGCCGGCGTGTGCGTGCACGCAGGGCGCTTCGACGAAGCGGCCACGCTGCTCGAAGAGTCCGACGCCATCACCCAGGCCACCGGTGCTCCGCCTCCGCAGTACATCGAGCCCGTGCTCTCGGCCTACCGCGGCCAGGAGGAGCACACGCTCGAGCTGGTGCGGACCAGCCTGCACAGCGCCCATGCGCGGGGTGAAGGCCGAGTGATCCCGATCGTGCAATACGCCGCGGCCGTGCTTCACAACAGCCTCGGGCAGTACCGCGAAGCGCTGGCCGCCACCGACTGGGCCGTCGAGTACGACGACATCGGCATGTACGGCTACGGCCTGCTCGAGCGTGTCGAAGCGGCGGCTCGCTGCGGCGAGACCCGCATCGCCACCGACGCCATGGAGGAACTCGTGGCGCGGGCCGACGCGACCGGTACGGAGATGGCGCTCGGGGTGGCGGCGCGCTCACGGGCCTTGCTGAGCCAGGGCGCCCACGCGGACCGGCTCTACCGCGCGGCCATCGAACACCTCGAGCGCGGCAAAGTGGACGTGCTGCGGGCGAGAGCTCAGCTGCTCTACGGCGAATGGCTGCACCGGGAACGCCGGCGTGACGAAGCAGCCGACCAGCTGAGGCAGGCCTTGGCGACCTTCCGGCGCGTGCGCGCCGACGGCTTCGCCGAACGCGCGCGCCGCGAACTCGTCGCTGCCGGCGCCATCGTGGAAGCGAGGGTGGCGTCGCCGGCGGAACAGCTGAGCGGCCGGGAAGTCACCATCGCGCGGCTGGCGGCCGAAGGGTGCACCAATTCCGAAATCGCCGCGCAGCTGTTCCTCAGCGCACGCACGGTCGAGTGGCACATGGGCAAGATCTTCGGGAAGCTCGGCATCGCGTCGAGAAGGAAGCTGAAGGCCGCACTCAGTGGTTCGCTCGCGGGCAGCGGGGCACGCCAGGGCTCGTGGTGA
- a CDS encoding FAD-binding oxidoreductase, with protein MPASSSWQTAVVAAIGPEASHAKTFRLRLTEPRTHRPGQFYVVRLTAPDGYHAQRDYSVASSPGGEDIEITVEMLPDGEVSGFLHNVVEVGDVLEVRGPVGRFFSWDGATPILGLAGGSGVVPLMSMLRLARRANRPDLMRLVVSVRSPADLYYADEISGPETTVVYTREAPAGSSRPVGRLTAEDVRPLVESDREVYVCGSAGFCDGATNLLLEVGVDVQRIRVSRWGPTS; from the coding sequence ATGCCGGCCTCTTCGTCCTGGCAGACCGCCGTCGTGGCCGCCATCGGTCCGGAGGCTTCCCACGCGAAGACCTTCCGGTTGCGGCTCACCGAACCGCGGACACACCGGCCCGGCCAGTTCTACGTCGTCCGGCTGACCGCGCCGGACGGCTACCACGCCCAGCGCGACTACTCCGTGGCGAGCTCCCCCGGTGGGGAAGACATCGAGATCACGGTCGAGATGCTGCCCGACGGTGAGGTGTCAGGGTTTCTGCACAACGTCGTCGAAGTCGGGGACGTCCTGGAGGTCCGCGGTCCGGTCGGCAGGTTCTTCTCGTGGGACGGTGCCACGCCGATCCTGGGCCTCGCCGGGGGCTCGGGTGTGGTGCCGCTCATGTCCATGTTGCGGCTTGCGCGACGCGCGAACCGCCCCGACCTGATGCGGCTTGTCGTGTCCGTCCGATCGCCCGCCGATCTGTACTACGCGGACGAGATCTCCGGTCCGGAGACGACGGTCGTCTACACCCGCGAAGCGCCCGCGGGCAGCTCCCGTCCCGTGGGGCGCCTCACGGCCGAGGATGTTCGCCCTCTCGTCGAGTCCGACCGCGAGGTCTATGTGTGCGGCTCGGCGGGCTTTTGCGACGGAGCCACCAACCTGCTTCTCGAGGTCGGAGTCGATGTGCAGCGAATCCGCGTCAGCAGGTGGGGTCCGACCAGCTGA
- a CDS encoding RNA polymerase sigma factor → MTTSEVDERVLLDGRSFDPASAVWVRELSPGSPAFEDACRRLHAMLIKIARREAARRSPVLRLTGPELEDLAHQAAADALMRITRKIGEFRGDAQFKTWAFKFVILEVSTKVGRHFWRDHRVSLDHDAAECARAAVGDEPPHQVQAIELRAALAHAIESALTERQRRVFVAVAIDNIPMDALAAKLETNRNAIYKAMFDARRNIRAYLVDNDFIS, encoded by the coding sequence GTGACCACCTCGGAGGTCGACGAGCGAGTCCTGCTCGATGGACGGAGCTTCGATCCCGCGTCCGCCGTCTGGGTCCGGGAGTTGAGTCCTGGCAGCCCGGCATTCGAAGACGCCTGTCGCCGGCTGCACGCGATGCTCATCAAGATCGCCAGGAGGGAGGCCGCGCGCAGGTCGCCGGTCCTCCGGCTCACCGGCCCCGAACTCGAAGACCTGGCCCACCAGGCCGCCGCCGACGCCCTCATGCGGATCACCCGCAAGATCGGTGAGTTCCGCGGCGACGCGCAGTTCAAGACCTGGGCCTTCAAATTCGTCATTCTCGAGGTCTCGACGAAAGTCGGCCGGCACTTCTGGCGAGACCACCGAGTGTCTCTCGACCACGACGCGGCCGAGTGCGCTCGGGCCGCCGTCGGTGACGAACCGCCCCACCAGGTGCAGGCCATCGAACTCCGGGCCGCCCTTGCTCATGCCATCGAGAGCGCACTGACCGAACGCCAACGCCGCGTCTTCGTCGCTGTGGCCATCGACAACATCCCGATGGATGCCCTCGCTGCAAAACTGGAAACCAACCGCAACGCCATCTACAAGGCGATGTTCGACGCCCGGCGCAACATTCGCGCCTACCTGGTGGACAACGACTTCATCTCCTGA
- a CDS encoding hydantoinase/oxoprolinase family protein — MAYVIGIDIGGTFTDAFASDESGRVAATKTPSTPPDFSRGFLTVLDELAGALEVDTAALLANTHYIVHGTTSTLNALVTGDVATVGFLTTRGHADSIAIMNLEGRYAGLGSDEVQDMVLTNKPKPLVPPQLIREIDERIDHKGHEVVALDEAGTRIAIRELVAAGAQAIAVSLLWSFRNDAHERRVGELIAEEAPELYVALSCDVSPRIREYARSATTIMNTQVGPRLRDYLRPLEAELRDRGFGGSLLVMQGSGGCVDSGDAPSRAITTIGSVLTGGVVGCTRLAQALGHRNVISTDMGGTTFLAGLVVDGEPVATTSTVLNQYQLNVPMVDVHTIGAGGGAIAWVDPGLNLRVGPRSAGARPGPACYGEGGTEPTVSDVDLLLGIINPDNFLGGRKKLSKDLAAEAVRTHIAEPLGLSVDDAAAAIYAIQNAQTADLVRKVVVTSGQDPRDFALYAFGGAGPMHCASYAADLDVAEVVVPLGPTAAVFSAYGLAASDIVLTAELSSPSNFPNPVEDFNGAFAQLRSELDDRLGAQKLRFGNVTYRNEVDLRYTMQLAEVPTPVPAEAVDTAGLEDVTTAFGELYERLYGKGSGFSEAGLQLITYRTQAVGELPIRPRLGEVGVATAAPVSSSTRQVFLDARRGWQAADIFDYRDLAAGQELKGPAIVEAPTTTVALPEGCIGRVDRLGNLVISYTKA; from the coding sequence GTGGCGTACGTAATCGGCATCGACATCGGAGGAACGTTCACGGACGCCTTCGCATCGGACGAATCGGGACGGGTTGCCGCGACCAAGACTCCGTCGACCCCACCGGACTTCTCCCGGGGATTTCTCACGGTTCTGGACGAACTGGCCGGAGCGCTCGAGGTCGACACCGCGGCTCTGCTCGCCAACACCCACTACATCGTCCACGGCACAACGTCGACGTTGAACGCGTTGGTCACGGGAGATGTCGCCACCGTCGGGTTCCTCACGACCCGCGGTCACGCGGACTCGATCGCCATCATGAACCTGGAAGGGCGCTACGCCGGGCTCGGCTCGGACGAGGTCCAGGACATGGTGCTGACGAACAAACCCAAGCCGCTCGTGCCGCCGCAGCTCATCCGGGAGATCGACGAGCGCATCGACCACAAGGGACACGAGGTCGTGGCCCTCGACGAAGCGGGAACCCGGATCGCGATCCGCGAACTCGTCGCCGCCGGCGCACAGGCGATCGCCGTTTCGCTGCTGTGGAGCTTCCGCAACGACGCGCACGAGCGGCGGGTGGGTGAGTTGATCGCCGAGGAGGCACCCGAGCTGTACGTGGCGCTCTCCTGCGACGTGAGCCCACGGATCCGCGAGTACGCCCGCAGCGCCACCACCATCATGAACACCCAGGTCGGCCCGCGACTGCGGGACTACCTGCGGCCGTTGGAGGCAGAGCTGCGCGATCGCGGCTTCGGCGGTTCGCTGCTGGTGATGCAGGGTTCGGGCGGCTGCGTCGATTCCGGTGACGCACCGTCGCGGGCGATCACGACGATCGGCTCCGTCCTGACCGGAGGAGTGGTGGGCTGCACCCGCCTGGCTCAGGCGCTGGGCCATCGCAACGTGATCTCCACCGACATGGGCGGCACCACGTTCCTCGCCGGCCTCGTCGTCGACGGTGAACCGGTGGCCACGACAAGCACGGTGCTCAACCAGTACCAGCTGAACGTGCCGATGGTCGACGTCCACACCATCGGAGCCGGCGGCGGCGCGATCGCCTGGGTCGACCCGGGACTCAACCTGCGGGTGGGCCCGCGCAGCGCCGGCGCACGGCCGGGCCCGGCGTGCTACGGCGAAGGCGGTACCGAACCGACCGTCAGCGACGTCGACCTGCTGCTCGGCATCATCAACCCGGACAACTTCCTCGGTGGCCGCAAAAAGCTGTCCAAGGACCTCGCGGCCGAGGCAGTGCGGACGCACATCGCCGAGCCACTGGGCCTGTCCGTCGACGACGCCGCGGCCGCGATCTACGCCATCCAGAACGCCCAGACCGCCGACCTCGTCCGCAAAGTCGTCGTCACTTCCGGCCAGGACCCGCGCGATTTCGCGCTTTACGCCTTCGGCGGCGCCGGCCCCATGCACTGCGCGAGCTACGCGGCCGACCTCGATGTCGCGGAAGTGGTGGTCCCGCTCGGGCCGACCGCCGCGGTGTTTTCCGCCTACGGCCTGGCCGCGTCGGACATCGTGCTCACCGCCGAGCTGTCGTCGCCGAGCAACTTCCCCAACCCCGTCGAGGACTTCAACGGAGCGTTCGCGCAGCTGCGTTCGGAGCTGGACGATCGGCTGGGCGCGCAGAAGCTGCGGTTCGGCAACGTCACCTACCGCAACGAAGTCGACCTCCGGTACACGATGCAGCTCGCCGAGGTCCCGACACCGGTGCCGGCCGAGGCCGTCGATACCGCCGGCCTGGAGGATGTCACCACTGCCTTCGGTGAACTCTACGAACGCTTGTACGGCAAGGGGTCCGGGTTCTCCGAGGCAGGATTGCAGCTGATCACCTACCGCACGCAGGCGGTCGGTGAGCTGCCGATCCGCCCACGGCTGGGTGAGGTCGGCGTCGCCACCGCAGCGCCCGTCTCATCCAGTACCCGCCAGGTTTTCCTCGACGCGCGCCGCGGTTGGCAGGCCGCCGACATCTTCGACTACCGCGATCTCGCGGCCGGTCAGGAACTCAAGGGCCCCGCCATCGTCGAGGCCCCGACCACGACTGTCGCCCTGCCCGAAGGCTGCATCGGCCGCGTCGACCGGCTCGGCAACCTCGTCATCAGCTACACCAAGGCCTGA
- a CDS encoding sulfite oxidase-like oxidoreductase, with protein MVTTRGFIGRQRSSRDPRLPPGQYDAGKDWPVLHAEATPSIDTANWTFTIDGLVDTPTSWTWDEIHALEPDRYEGAIHCVTTWSKFGMTFDGVSIDTLLEITGVRDEAAYVMARSHTGYTTNLPIEDVVDGRAWVVWDVNGAPLDDIHGGPARLLVPHLYFWKSAKWVSGLKFMAEDEQGFWERNGYHDHGDPWLEQRYQGD; from the coding sequence ATGGTAACGACGAGAGGCTTCATCGGGCGTCAACGGTCCAGCCGAGACCCTCGGCTGCCACCGGGTCAATACGACGCGGGCAAGGACTGGCCGGTGCTGCACGCGGAGGCGACTCCATCGATCGACACTGCGAACTGGACTTTCACGATCGACGGCCTCGTCGACACGCCGACCAGCTGGACCTGGGACGAGATCCACGCACTCGAACCGGATCGGTACGAAGGCGCCATCCACTGCGTCACGACGTGGTCCAAGTTCGGGATGACCTTCGACGGGGTCTCCATCGACACCCTGCTGGAGATCACCGGGGTGCGTGACGAGGCGGCGTACGTGATGGCGCGCTCGCACACCGGGTACACCACCAATCTGCCGATCGAGGACGTGGTCGACGGCCGAGCCTGGGTGGTGTGGGACGTCAACGGCGCGCCACTGGACGACATCCACGGTGGTCCGGCCCGGCTGCTGGTGCCGCACCTGTACTTCTGGAAGAGCGCCAAATGGGTGTCGGGACTGAAGTTCATGGCCGAGGACGAGCAGGGCTTCTGGGAGCGAAACGGCTACCACGACCACGGTGACCCGTGGCTCGAGCAGCGTTACCAGGGGGACTGA
- a CDS encoding NADP-dependent oxidoreductase — translation MKAIVVTDEAAGRAGMTLVDRPDPDVAMLADLAGANYGDVVVEVHASGFTWDELSWPSTWVDRRGRDRTPSIPGHEVAGVVTALSYGAAGLSVGQRVFGLTDWTRDGTLAEYAIVEARNLAPLPGDVDFTTGAGLVMAGLTSWQGLFVHGRLEAGQSVLVHGAAGAVGSMVAQLAREAGAYVVGTGREADRATAHDFGVQEFVDLENDALEDVGSVDLVFDVFGGDIGSRSAGLVRAGGTLVTIAGPPETRPADGLAVDFVVEADRAQLGEIVQRVRDGRVRTNIGTVASLDDAVAAFNPTERKKGKTIIRVRP, via the coding sequence ATGAAGGCGATTGTGGTGACGGACGAGGCCGCGGGAAGGGCCGGGATGACACTGGTGGACCGGCCCGACCCCGACGTGGCGATGCTCGCCGACCTCGCCGGGGCGAACTACGGCGATGTCGTCGTCGAGGTTCACGCCTCGGGCTTCACCTGGGATGAGCTGTCGTGGCCCTCGACCTGGGTCGATCGCCGTGGCCGGGACCGGACGCCGTCGATCCCCGGACACGAGGTGGCCGGCGTGGTCACCGCGCTCAGCTACGGTGCCGCGGGATTGTCGGTCGGTCAACGGGTGTTCGGTCTCACGGACTGGACCCGCGACGGCACGCTGGCGGAGTACGCGATCGTTGAAGCACGCAATCTCGCGCCGCTGCCGGGCGACGTCGACTTCACGACCGGTGCAGGCCTTGTCATGGCGGGCCTCACCTCGTGGCAGGGGTTGTTCGTGCACGGCCGGCTGGAGGCGGGACAGAGCGTTCTGGTGCACGGCGCAGCCGGAGCGGTCGGGTCGATGGTGGCGCAGCTCGCGCGTGAGGCGGGTGCTTACGTTGTGGGCACGGGGCGCGAGGCCGACCGTGCGACGGCCCACGATTTCGGGGTGCAGGAGTTCGTCGATCTGGAGAACGACGCGCTGGAGGACGTCGGCAGTGTGGATCTGGTGTTCGATGTCTTCGGTGGTGACATCGGGTCGCGGTCGGCGGGTTTGGTTCGGGCCGGAGGCACGCTGGTGACGATCGCCGGCCCGCCGGAGACCCGGCCCGCCGACGGCCTGGCGGTCGACTTCGTCGTCGAGGCCGACCGTGCTCAGCTGGGTGAAATCGTGCAGCGGGTGCGAGACGGCCGGGTGCGCACGAACATCGGCACCGTGGCGAGCCTCGACGACGCCGTGGCCGCGTTCAACCCGACCGAGCGGAAAAAGGGCAAGACGATCATCCGCGTTCGCCCCTAA